The Candidatus Omnitrophota bacterium nucleotide sequence CATTCACCCGGTTTATTGACCAGATCATTTATATTCATTTTTTACCTTCTTCGCGTTCGTACTTTTTGATCTCGTCCCTCAGCTGTGCGGCTTCCTCAAACTCCTCAAGTTCTATTGCGCGTTTTAAACGCCGCTTTAATTGCTCAACATCGACCTTTCTGCTTTTCGTAAGTTTGCCTTTCTTGCCGGGGGCCTTCCCCAGATGGATCTCCGAGCCGTGGATCCTCTTTAATAAAGGCGCCAAATATGTCTTGAATGTTTCATAGCATTGGCCGCAGCCTAATCTTCCTATCTTTTTAAAATCAGTGTAGGTCATACCGCAGGAAGAACATTTGACTTTTTTATCTTTCATCGTCTCTACGGGAGTGTCTAAATTGGCGAGGCCCGCCAATAGATCGGCAAGGCCGAAATGTTCCTCCATCTCCGCGCCTTTCTTTTTGGCGCATTCCTCGCAAAGATGAAGTTTAGTCATCTGTTCATTTATAATCTCTGTAAGATGGACTGTCGCTTCATTCTTGCCGCAGATATCACAAAGCATTATATATCTTCTCCTCTAGGTTACTCTTCCTGTTTTCTATTCTTCATCTCAATCGCTAACTTGTCTATCTCTTTGACCTGTTCGGAAAGCTTATCTATATCTACGCTCTCACCTTTAAGGCCGGTATGCAGCTGCGCTATCTTCATTCTAACCTGGTCTATGAGGCGCATATCCTGATACATCCTGTCTTTTAGCGCGTGGACCATATGATTAAAGGCATCCGCCAGTCCGCGCAATTGGTCTCTTTTTCTTATCTGAACCGTATCTATATGGTTTTCCACTCCTATTAAATTCATGTTTTTGGCTATGCGGTACATCGGACCCGCCACTTTGTGAGAGCTGTAAATGCCCAGGCCAAAAAGTAAAAGCGACACTAGGACTATAGTTATGGGAATGCCTATCAAAAACTGGTTCTGTATTGAGTCTATATAGGCCTTCGGCAGCGCATCTTCGCCTACTATCTGATGAAATAGGTCCAGGTGCACTTTGTTTATGTACCACAAGGATAATCCGAAAACCAATATTACCAAACCTACGCAAACAATAAGCAGCCAGCTGTAAGAAAGCTGTATTTCCTTATTGATAAGATACTTCCGGCGCGCGTGGATCTTTGGCTTCATTTTGCGTCCCTCCTTTTAAGGTTTATGCTGCTACTTTCAATATTTCGTTCCGTCTTTTTTGGTCAGCTTACGAAATTCGTCCATAAGTTTTGCCGTCACCTTGCCCGGCGCTCCGCTGCCGATGACCCTATTGTCGATCTTGATGACGGGTATTATTTCGGCTGCGGTCCCGGTAAGGAAGCATTCTTCGGCATTAAATAAACTGTGCCTTGTCATCACCTTTTCGGAGAACCTCATCGACTTTGCCTGCGCTATACCTATGACAGCATCTCTGGTTACTCCTTCCAGCGCGCCCAGATAAGTCGGAGGCGTGAGAAGCTCTCCGTTTTTTACTATGAAGATATTGTCACCTGTGCATTCCAAAACATACCCATCCGAGTTCAGCATGATCGCCTCTTCAAAACCCGCATTGGCCGCCTCTATCTTTGCGAGGATGTTATTCAGGTAATTGAGAGACTTGACCTTTGGATTGAGAGCCTCCGGTATATTCCGCCTCGTCGGTACGGTTATTATCTCGAGCCCGTTTTTGTAATATTTATCAGGGTAGAGAACTATATTATCCGTAATAACGACGACAGTCGGCCTTTTACATTTTCTCGGGTCGAGCCCAAGGTCGCCTGGGCCACGGGTTACGATAAGCCTTATATATGCGTTATCCATATGATTCTTTTTCAGCGTGGCTATAACCGCATCCTGCATTTCCTTCTTCGAAAGCGGGATATCAAGCATAATGGTCTTGGCTGAGGCGTATAATCTGTTTATGTGTTCATCCAGTTTAAATACTCGGCGATTATACGATCTTATCCCCTCAAAGACGCCGTCCCCGTAAAGAAGCCCGTGGTCAAAGACCGATATCTTAGCATCTTCTTTTTCATAAAATTTTCCGTCTATGTAGACTTTAAGGCCCATCGTGCCCTCCTGGAGGTTTATTAGTGAAATATTATACCATATTTTCAGACCAACAGCCCATCTTTTATTCCAAGGCACCTGTCCGCGCTGGCGGCAAAGCCTGCCTCGTGCGTAACCACAGCCAATGTCAGGCCGTTCTCTTTGCTTATGCCGAATAAGAGCTCATATATAGCCCGGCTATTTTTTGAATCGAGATTCCCCGTGGGCTCATCGCAAAATAAGACCTTCGGCGAATTTATAAGCGAGCGCGCTATCGCCACGCGCTGCTGCTCTCCGCCCGACATCTCTCCGGGCCTGTGATTAAGCCGCATGGAAAGGCCTACCTTGGCCAAAAGTTCCTCTGCCTTTTTCTTTGCGGCCACTCTCACGCACTTCGGGTGCATCAATGCCGGCAGCATTACATTTTCGGCCGCTGTAAATTCCGGAAGTAAATGGTAAAACTGAAAAATAAAACCTATTTTCTCATTACGTATGACAGCGCGTTTTTTATCGGACAATCTATATATATTTTCTCCGCCTAATATGACCTCGCCCTTATCCGGTTTTTCAAAACCGGCGAGGATATTGAGAAGCGTGGACTTGCCGGTGCCCGAAGGGCCTGTTATAAAAAGGCTTTCGCCGTTTTTTATAAATATATCTGCGCCTTTTACGGCATCTATCCTGTTTTTGCCGTTATAAAAGCTCTTCCGCAGGTCTTTGGCGCGAACCATAAGGTCATTCATACCTAAGCGCCTCAACCACCTCAAGCCGCGCGGCCTGCAATGACGGATAAACCGTCGCGGCGAGGCTTAAAAGAATCGCGGCTACGGCTATCATCGCCGGCTCATGCCAATTTATGCTCACGGGAAGCGCATCTATATAATAAACATCGCTAGGCAGTTTTATCAGCTTGTATGCTTTTTGAAGCCAGACTATTAAAAGCCCTGCCGCCGAGCCTAAAATAGTACCTATCAATCCCACCAGAAAACCTTCTATCCTGAATACCGACATGACATCAGCGTTTGAGGCGCCTATCGCTTTTAGTATGCCGATGTCTTTTGTTTTTTCCATCACCCTCATAATCAGCATGCTTGCGATATTGAAGCAAGCCACCAAAACTATAAGGGCAAGGAGCGCAAACATGACTATCTTTTCCAAGAGAAGGGCGCCGAATAAATTTTTGTTCAGATCCATCCAATTGCGCACGAAATAGGGATAACGCAGCTTTGACGCGATCTCTTTTTTTACCGCATCCGCCTTAAGCACATCTTTTATTCTGACGGTCACAGCGGTCACCGCGCTTTTTGTATCGAATAATTTTTGAGCGGCGGCCAGATTTACAAAGGCATTATTCACATCAAAACTATATAAACCCGTATTAAAAATACCGGCGACTTCAAAAGACTGCGGCTTGCCTGATACAGCGGATACCAAAGAGACTTCGTCGCCCGGCTTAAGCCCCATTTCTCTTGCGAGTTCATTTCCTATCAAAATGCCGCCCGCGCCTAAGACCGGAGCAGGGCCTTCTACGTATTTTTTTATATTTGTAACGCGCTGTTCGGTATCTTCATCAATACCGTTCAATATGGCGCCTGTAAAGTTATCGCCGTATTTTAAAAGGACCTGGCCTGCGACAAAAGCGGATGAACCTGTCACTTCTTTAGTTTCGGAGAGGACCTTTTTAACCGCCGGATCCGAAGGATTTATACCACCTTCCTTTTCGATAAATATGTGCGGTGTCGTTCCTATGATCCTCTCTTTAAGTTCACTATTAAACCCGCTCATTACAGCTATAACGATTATGAGCGCAGCCACGCCGACTGCCACCCCTAAAACAGATATAAGGCTTATCACCGAGATAAAACTCTCTCTGCTGCGCGTATTAAAATATCTTAGCGCGACGAAAAAGTGCCAGTTCATGTCTCCTTCCTAAGCTGCGGAAATAGTATCACATCCCTGATCGAAGGGGAATCCGTAAGCAGCATGACAAGCCGGTCTATCCCTATGCCAAGTCCGCCGGCCGGAGGCATGCCGTACTCCAGCGCCCTTATGAAATCCTCGTCTATCTCGCCATCTTCCCGCTGCTCTACAAAACGCTCCTTCTGCTCTATCGGGTTATTCAATTCCGAATAAGCGTTAGCGATTTCCATACCGCCCATAAAAAGTTCGAACCTGTCGGTAAGAAGCGGGCTGTCTTTTTTCACTTTGGCGAGCGGGCAGAGGTCTTTAAACATATCCACTACGAATACCGGATGATCCGCCTTGGGTGTAAGAAGGTCGGCGATGATATTAGCGACCTGCGTCCTTCCGATATTTTTGCCTTCTATCTCTATGCCTTTTGCCTTCAGTTTCTTTATCCAAAGTTTCTCGTCATCGTCAGGATTTATGTCGTAGGACGTCTTCATTATCTCGGAAAAAGAGACCTTCTCCCATTTAGTAAGGTCTATCGTCTTGCCTTGATATTCTATTTTATCTTTTCCTAAAACTTTTTTTGCCGTCTCGGTTACGAGCTCCCTGGTCAATTCCATAGTCCCCTCGCAATCGCTATACGCGGTATAGACCTCGAGCATCGTAAATTCGGGATTGTGCCTTATGGATATGCCCTCATTTCTGAAACTCTTGTTTATTTCGTAGACCTTTTCAAAGCCGCCTACGAGAAGCCTTTTAAGGTAAAGCTCCGGCGCTATCCTGAGGTAAAGATCCATATCAAGCGCCTCGTGATGCGTCTTAAAGGGTTTACCGCTCGCCCCTCCCGCCATAGGCTGCATCATGGGCGTCTCGACCTCCAGATAACCTTTTAAATCCAGGATAGAACGTATGCTCTTTATTATCTCCGAGCGCGTACTAAATATCTTCCTTACGCCGGGATTGGCTATGAGATCAAGGTACCTCTGCCTATATCTTGTTTCTACGTCCTTAAGGCCGTGCCACTTCTCCGGAAGAGGCCTCAGGCTCTTTGAAAGGACCGTAAAATCCTCGACCTTTATGGTTGGTTCGTTCGTCCTGGTCTTAAATAGCTCCCCTCTAGCGCCGATTATATCTCCGATATCAAGCATAGAATCTATAATATCGAATTTGTCAATACCGAGCGTATCACTGTTAAAATATAGCTGTATCTTATCTGTCTCGTCTCGAATATCGCAAAATATGCTCTTGCCGTGTTTGCGCTTAGCCATGAGCCTGCCGGCGATGGTAGCCTTTTCGCCTATTTTAAAATCGGCTAAAATACCTTTTACGCGCGAAGAAGCGCTGAATTTTCCGCCAAAAGGGTCTATCCCCCTTGCAATCAATGAGTCCAGTTTCGCATACCTATCTTTAATGATACCAGACATTTCCGTTTCCCTCGCTTAATTAGTGTTATTAGCACATAGTATATATTACACAGCTAATTATGTCAATGGCTTAGCCGCCATATTGACATTTCGCGGCTTAGAATAATATTAATCCCGTAAGTGCAGCTCTACATAGCAGGCGAGAAGTTCGCGGATCTTGGCGGGCGGGAGTACGTTGAAGTAGTTGTCAATAACGGCGTGGCCTATTTCATGGGAAAGTATAGATTCGGAGAGATCATCCATCGAAATATATATCGTATTGAATTTATAGATATAAAATGCCTTATGGTCTGCTTCTTCTTCAAAAATGCCCTTATAAGCATCCTTCAAGTCCTCTGCGTTCTTATATATCCTTATATTGACCTTGAAACCCTGCGGATACATATCCAAAACTTTTCGGACCTTCCTTGTCAATATATCTATTTTGTTAGCCAGTTGCTCGCCAGTGGATATGCCCTTCTTGAGCATTATCTCTTTTTCTACCGGATCATATCTGGCAAAGTCTACGTCTATCTTGCGTACGACACTCTTCAGGTCCACATCGCCCGCAACATATATAGTTGCGTACGAAGCGCTGATGACAGCGCCGTCTTCTCCGGCGGTAATCTCTTCGGAAAACGCAAGGCCGGAAACAGCCAGAATAATCAGAAACGTAAAATATATTGCGGGTATTCTTTTCATTCTAGCCCAATTTAAACTTTTCTATTCTTTCCGTAACGTCGCGGCCTTCTTTCAGGTCCTTTTTTATGCCGCTGATCATGTTGTTTAAGCGCCGGCGCGCCCTATTGAAGACCTCGGAAAGTATCTTCGTCTCATCATTTTTCCTGAAGGATATATCAAAGCTTAAATCGCCGTCTCCCATCTTCTCCAGTGAACTCTCAATTTTATAAAGAGGGCCCGCTATGCGATGCGAGATAAAAAGCACTATGATGATGGTAGTCACTCCTACCAGCGCTATAGATACAAGGCCGCTTAGAATAAGCCCGGGCATTATAAATTCCGTGCTCGGTTTTATTACAATCCTCGAATTTTCAAAAACGGTGATCACGCTCTGACTTAAAAATAGATATATCACCGAAGCCGATATCAAAGCAGTAAGCGCTACCAATGCGCAGAACTTCAGGATAAATTTCGCCTGGAATTCCTTCTTTATAAAATAATTTTTGCGTCTATTTTCCATGTCAGCACCTCCGATTTTTGCGTGCAAAAATCGTCCTGACCCCGCCATGGCGGGGGAAGGACTTCTACTTAAGTTAGTTTAATGTATCGAACACCTTCTCATCTATTTTTATTCGCGATTTTGAGCGCAGCGAATCTATCCATCCCTCCATCGCCTCTCCCTCTTTCACCGTGCGTATATTTTTTATTATTTCGTCTTTAAGAGGGGCAAGAGGCCCTGTCTCATTCGGTGTAATCTCATCTATAATGACTAAGGCCCACTTTCCGCTTAACTTTGTTACACCTTTTCCTTTTTTGGCATCTATGTCAAATACGGCATATTCTACTGAGGTCTTATCTTCGCCCAAAATATACCAGCTCGAAGGAATCACAGCATCAATAGAGTGTTTCTGCGGCTCATTCTTCCACGCCAAAAGAGCGGCTTCATTTTGCCCCAGCGCTTTCCGCGCCGACCTCTCGTCGGAAAATACTATGACCCTCGCTTTTATTTTATTCTGCATACTATCGTAGTAGCGCTTTATATCATCTTCGTATACAACGGTCTTCTGAGTTATTTCGTCGCTTTTATTGACCAAAAGATTTTTAAGAAGCGCCTGCTCCCAATAGAGCTCTATCGTCTTCATAAAGGCCTTCTCCTTATCAAGGCCCTTTTTGACTGCTTCCTGTATAAGAACTTCTTTCGTAATGAGCGCGTCCAGCATCTCTTTTTTTGTAATAGGTATCTCGCCGGTCATCCTGCCCATCCTTAAGACTTCACTTGATTCGTAATTAAAATCTTCGACGCTCATTTCGTAATCGTTTATGCGCGCAAGCACTCTTTCTTCGCCTTTTTTGACCGCGCAGCCGCTTATAAAAAATATCGCCAGAATAAGTAGACATATACGCAATTTCATGTGTAGCCTCCGAATTTTCCCGCTATTTAATGTTTAAAAATTCATCCCGAGCAAGCGAACTCGCACTTCGTATATACGAGCGCGTCGAGGGACTACCTTTAAAATCCTATACTGCCTTAATAACTATAACCGTTATATCATCATGCTGGGGCGCGCCCTTTGAAAATATTTCTATCGCAGTCAGCACTTTTGACATTATATCTAAGGCGCCCAATCCGTAATTGGCCAACAGGATATCTTTAACGCGATTCAGTCCGAACTCTTTTCGGTTCTTATCCATCGCCTCCGAAACACCGTCCGAGTACAAAAAGAGTATATCGCCCTTCTCCATAGGCACTTGTTTATTATAGAAGTCTATGCCTTCCATCACACCTATAGGCATTCCGCCTTCTGTATCTATCTCTTCTATTTTGCGGCTGTTATTAATAAAATGAATAATTGTATTATGCCCAGCGTTTGAAAACAGAAATTCTTTCGACTTAAGATCTATAGTGACATATTGCATGGTGATGAAGGATTTTTCCATGCCTTCCTTGGAAACGGCGTCGTTCAAAATCCGTAATGTTTCGGCCGGATCTTTATCGAAATGCGCTGTGGTCCTAAATTCGCTTATTGTACGCGCCATGTACAGCGCTGCCGGCACACCCTTTCCGGACACGTCGCCTATAACGACTCCGATCTTACCGTTTTCAAGCGTTATAAAATCATAAAGGTCCCCGCCTATATGCTTTGCCGGCAAACATCTGGCGGCGAATTCCAAAAATTGCACCTGGGGATAATTTTTAGGCAAAAAACTCTGTTGTATCGCCCTTGCTATAAGAAGCTCGTTTTCCAGCACCCTCTTTTCATACCTAATGGCGCTGTATTGGTTTGCCGTCAGGCCTACATATATAAATATTATGGCAACGAGCGGAGCAAAGCTATTTATCCAGAAATCTAAATAAGCAAACAGTACAAAAGCGGACACTGCATACGCAAAAAATACGGCCAGCATAATACCAAAATTCGTAAGTGCTTTCCTGCCTTTTCTTAATAACGCGCTTAACATACCGCCCAATAACAAAATAGTTAACATATTGGTTGATACGCCCGCGCGGCGCATAAAATTTCTTTTCAGAATATTACTTAAAGCGCTGGCGTGCACTCCTACCGCCGGATAGGCATTGGAAAATGGCATTATTCTTGAATCTATGGTCCCGGTCGCCGTATGTCCTATGAAGATTATTTTCCCTTTTAATTTATTTAAAATGACGGGCTCTTCGCCGTTTATCAGCCTGTTATAGTCCTGAATAACCTGCACGTAGGAATATCTTTCAAAGGTATTGATCGGGCCGCAGTAATTAATGACCATACTTGCCTTGGAGTCGACGGGTATGCGGATGGGATTGCCTACGACGGGCAATACAATAGAATTGGGCTCTACCTTAATATCTTTCGTATCTACGCCCAGATAATCGGAGGCAATCTGAAGGCTCAGGGCCGGATAAAGTTTTTCTCCAAACTCTATAAGTAGCGGAAGGTGGCGAGTTGCCCCATCAGGGTCGGAAGGCACATTCACTATGGAAATCCTTTTTGCCGAGTCAGCCAGTTCCGCAACCGGCAAAGTCACTGAAGACGCCTTTAAATATCTGTTTTTATCTTTAACCTTGCCGCCCACCGAGGGCATGCGTTTCAATACTAAATCTTCGGAAAGAGGCGCGGGAGGGGCATATTTTTCCAGGGAAAAATATGCGGCCAGATATACATTGCCTGTCTTTTCGGCAACCGCCGCAAATGTTCCGTCGTTTTCCGGGTCGGCTTCGGGAAAGAGTATATCAAAGATTACAACTGCCGGGCGTGCTTCGTCCAGAATATCCAGAAAGCTCGCGTGATGGCTCCTTGGCCAGGGCCACCTGCCGAGTATTTCCAGGCTATGATCTTCTATTTCGATGATAATTATCTTATCGGAGGGCGCCTCAAAACCGCGGATCCTAAACATCTCGTCAAGAGCTAAGAGTTCGTACTTTTCGAAAGAGCCTGCGAAGGACAGGCCGGCAATAATCAAGGCCATTATTATACCTAATCTGAAATCGCTGATCGCCCCTGAAGCCTTGCCGCCGGACTTTCTTTTAAAAGCGCTCTTTATCTTTTCTAAAATCCGCATATACTCCCTGAAAGTTACTGACTTAAGTATATCATAACAGCTTCCTGAAAGCAACCGCGAGCTGATTGACAATGAAAATATTAAGTGGTATTATAATACACTATGTTAAGCGCTATATGCGCATTACCTAAGGCTGTATTCAACACTGCGCTGGAGCTCGTATATCCCCGGTCCTGCTGCGTGTGTGCGCGTAGTATCGGGTCGTCCGAAAGCGTTTCTTTATGCGAAACATGCCATAAAAAGATAAGATATAATAAGCCTCTTTTTACGGCAAGCACAAGAAGGGCCGGCTATTATTTCGACCGGGTACATTCTGTGGCCGCTTATGAAGGCGTAATGCGCGAATGCATACATAAGTTCAAGTATAACGGTATGCTTTCTGTGGAGGGGCTCTTTGCGGAACTAATGACAGATTACGCCGGAAAATACATAGATAAAAATCTTTTTGATTTCATTATTCCCGTCCCGCTTTACAGGACAAAACTGCGGGAAAGATCTTTTAATCAGGCGGCTATATTGGCGTCTTCGGTCTCCCGTAAACTGAAAATACCCTGCATCAACAATAACCTTATAAGAATAAGGGCGGGAAAGCCGCAGATAGATCTGCCAAAAAGAGAACGCCTGAAAAACATTAAAGGCGCATTCAAACTGAAAAGGCCGGTTTTATTGAACGACAAATCCGTTTTACTTATAGATGATGTCTTTACCACCGGCGCCACCTTGAACGAATGTTCAAGAGTCCTTAAGCTTGCGGGTACAGGATATATAGAGGCATTTACGCTGGCTCAGGGCATGTAATGATCACGATAGGCAGGCAGGTTTTATGAGAATACTAAGAAACTATATACTGGTGGAAATGCTTCCATGGATGGCCATAGCCATTGTTATCATTACCTTTGCATTCCTGGTAGGCAATCTTGTAAAACTGGCCGATTTCGTCATCAATAAAGGCGTCGATCTAAGCTATGTGGGCCAGATATTCTTATTTTTGATACCCAAAGTTCTGAGCTTTAGCATTCCTATGGCCCTTTTGACAGCGACTATGCTTGCCTTTGGCAGATTATCCAGCGACAATGAGATCATCGCCATGCGCTCAACCGGCATAAACCTCTATAAGATCGCTTTGCCCGCGATAATGCTGGGGCTAATATTCAGCCTTCTTTCCGTGCCGCTTAACGACAAAATAGTACCGCGCACGCATTATAAGACGAGGATGCTCATAAAAGAACTTGGTATGCGCTCACCCGCGGCATACCTGGAAGCCGGCACTTTCATACGGGGATTTAAAGACTACATTCTATTCATATACGAGATCAAATACGCTAAAGACAGGACAATATTTAACAATGTCCGGATATATCAGCCGCAGAAAAATGCGCCCACAAGGACTATAATTGCTGCGGGCGGCGAGTTGATTCCCTTGCCCGAAAAGAATGCGGTTAAGTTAAAATTGACTAACGGCACTATAGAAGAGCCCAACCCCACAAACCCTAAAAACCTCTATAAGCTGAATTTCAAAACATATTATCTCACGCTTTTTGTGGATGACTCTACCATGCAGGAGAGCGGCAAAAAGACAAAAGAGATGACCTTTGCGGAACTCAAACGGAACGCCGCCGAACTTAAAAAATCCGGCATAGACGCGACGCCGGTTGAACGGCGCATACATAAAAGGATAGCCGATTCTTTCGCGCCTCTCGCCTTTGTCCTGATAGGCATACCTCTCGCCATAACTACGCGCAGGAGCGAAAAATCCATAGGATTCGGCATAAGCCTGGCGCTCATAGTAATTTATTGGCTGCTTGCGGCCGTCGGCCAGGTCTTTGTCACCAAGGACATACTTCCCGTATGGCTCGCTACGTGGTTCGGTAATATCGTTATCATGTCAATAGGGATTGCGATGCTTTATGTAACCGTAAGGAAATAGCGTGAAAATACTGCACAGGTATCTTTTAAATCATTTCATAGGGCCTTTTATTTTCTGCCTTCTGAGTTTTATATTCGTCTATATCGCCATAGACCTTTTTAATAACCTCAATGAAATGGTGGAGAGTCGCCTTGATATCATCACGGTATTTTATTATTACCTGAACCTTATCCCTTTCATATTTGTCCAGACAGCGCCCATTGCCGTTTTAGTCGCGATAATGTATTCTCTTGGAATATTCAACAGAAATAACGAGATACTCGCCATGCGTTCCAGCGGCATAAGCCTCCTTGATATACTTACCCCGCTCATTATGATGGGGCTTTTGATAAGCGTAGCGGCATTTCTGGTAAATGACAGGGTCGTTCCGACATCCAGCATGACCTCCGCCAGGATAAAAGACGAAAAAATGGAGAAAGTAAAGAACACAAAGAAACTTAAGAAAAAAGTAGAGATAGAACTGGAGAATATAGCGTTTCACGGAAAGAAAAACAGGATAATATACGCAAGGCGCTATTTTGTATTTCAGAAAAAGATAGTAGGACTTATAATATTCAACCAGGATAAAGAACAAAGTGTAACATCAAAGATAACCGCGTCGGAAGCAAGCTGGCAGAACGACAAATGGTACGGAAGAACAGTGGTATCTTTCAATCTTGACAAAACGGGTAGAATCGTAGGCGATCCGGATTTTTACGAAGAGGCGTATATAGACATAGAGGAGGATCCCGCCGACTTCAGGCAGCGTCAGAATCAGACTGAGTTTATGAGTTCGGCGGAACTTAAGAAATGTATAGGGTACCTTTCTTTCGTGGGGGGCACAACCGTAAGAAACCTAAAAGTGGATTTACACCAAAAATTCGCGCTTCCTTTCGCGAACCTGATTGT carries:
- a CDS encoding LptF/LptG family permease encodes the protein MRILRNYILVEMLPWMAIAIVIITFAFLVGNLVKLADFVINKGVDLSYVGQIFLFLIPKVLSFSIPMALLTATMLAFGRLSSDNEIIAMRSTGINLYKIALPAIMLGLIFSLLSVPLNDKIVPRTHYKTRMLIKELGMRSPAAYLEAGTFIRGFKDYILFIYEIKYAKDRTIFNNVRIYQPQKNAPTRTIIAAGGELIPLPEKNAVKLKLTNGTIEEPNPTNPKNLYKLNFKTYYLTLFVDDSTMQESGKKTKEMTFAELKRNAAELKKSGIDATPVERRIHKRIADSFAPLAFVLIGIPLAITTRRSEKSIGFGISLALIVIYWLLAAVGQVFVTKDILPVWLATWFGNIVIMSIGIAMLYVTVRK
- a CDS encoding LptF/LptG family permease, with protein sequence MKILHRYLLNHFIGPFIFCLLSFIFVYIAIDLFNNLNEMVESRLDIITVFYYYLNLIPFIFVQTAPIAVLVAIMYSLGIFNRNNEILAMRSSGISLLDILTPLIMMGLLISVAAFLVNDRVVPTSSMTSARIKDEKMEKVKNTKKLKKKVEIELENIAFHGKKNRIIYARRYFVFQKKIVGLIIFNQDKEQSVTSKITASEASWQNDKWYGRTVVSFNLDKTGRIVGDPDFYEEAYIDIEEDPADFRQRQNQTEFMSSAELKKCIGYLSFVGGTTVRNLKVDLHQKFALPFANLIVILVASPFAFRTNRRGGVIMGICISIAMVLGYYVIMSVSLAFGKAGFIPPFLSAWCPNIIFAAAGLILILRDK